The region AGCAGCTGCTTGGCGACCTCGGCATGACGCGCCGCGCGGGCGAACTGATACACGGCGTCGCCGTCCCAATCGAGCCCGAGCCACATCATCGAATCGAGGATCGCGTCGATCGCCGGCTGGGTCGAGCGCGCGCGATCGGTATCCTCGATGCGCAGCAGGAAATCGCCGCCGTGATGGCGGGCGTAGAGCCAGTTGAACAGCGCGGTGCGCGCGCCGCCGATGTGCAGGAACCCGGTCGGCGATGGCGCGAACCGGGTGACGACCTTGGTGGCCGGGGGCGTCGCCTGATCGGCCGCCCCTGCTTCGTTAGTTGCGCCCAACCGCGCTTGCTCCCAAACTTGATGATGATGGCCAGTTCCGCCGCCGAGCCCCCTAGCACGCGTGCCGAGCCGCTTCAAATCGGCGGGCGCGGGGCGTTCGTGCGGGCGCGGGACGGGGTGGAACGGTGGCTGGAGGCGGAGCGCGACCAGATCGCGCTGTGGCTGCCGGTGATGCTGGGGGCGGGGATTGCCGCATGGTTCGTGCTGCCGAACGAGCGGAGCTGGGTGCTGGCCTTGCTGCTGTTCGGCGCGGCGGCGTTCGGGGCGGCGGGGATCGGGCGCGGCGGACGGGCGGCGCGGGCGATCTTGATTGCCGGCCTGGCGGCGGCTTTGGGGCTGGCGTCCGTGTGGTGGCGGGCCGAGCACGCTGGCGGGGTGGTGCTGACCCGGGCGACGATCGCGACGTTCGAGGCGCGGGTGGAGAGTATCCAGCCGCTGCCGGCGCGGGAGCTGGTGCGGTTGCGGTTGGCGCCGACGCGGGTTCTGGATGTCGGAACGGGGCGGAAGGCAACGGCACTCCCCGCCTTCGTTCGGGTCAATCTGGCCGAGGCGGATGTGCCGAAGGGGCTCACGCGCGGGGCGGTGATCGCGCTCAGGGCGAGGCTGATGCCGCCACCCCAGCCCGCGGTGCCGGGCGCGTACGATTATGCGCGGGTGGCGTGGTTCGACCGGATCGGCGGGACGGGACGCGGGTTCGCGCCGGTGAAGATCGTCGCGGCGGGTGAAGCCGAGGGGGCGGCGCTCAGGCAGCGATTGTCGACGCATATCGAGAATAGCCTGGGGGGCAGTGCGGGCGGCATCGCCAGCGCTCTGGCGACCGGCGACGAGGGCGCGATATCCGAAGAGGATGCGGATGCGATGCGGCGATCGGGGCTGGCGCATCTGCTGTCGGTCAGCGGTTTGCACATCACCGCCGTTGTCGCGGCGACGATGCTGGTGGTGGTGCGGCTGCTGGCACTGAGCCCGTGGCTGGCGCTGCGCTTCCGGTTGCCGTTGATCGCGGCGGGCGCGGGCGCGGCGGCGGCGATCGGCTACACGCTGCTGACCGGCAGCCAGGTACCGACGATCCGGTCCTGCGTTGCGGCGTTGCTCGTGCTGGTCGCGCTGGCGCTGGGGCGCGAGGCGATGACGCTCCGGCTGGTCGCGGCGGGGGCGGTGATCGTGTTGCTGCTATGGCCGGAGGCGCTGGCCGGGCCGAGCTTCCAGCTATCGTTCGCGGCGATCACCGCGATCGTGGCGTTGAACGAGCATCCCGGGATCAAGACGTTGGTGATGGCGCGCGACGAACCGCGGGTGAAACGCTTCGGGCGGGCGATCGGGGCACTGGTGCTGACCGGGCTGGCCGTGGAGATCGCGCTGCTGCCGATCGGGCTGTACCATTTCCACAAGGCCGGGCTTTACGGCGTGGCGGCGAACATCGTCGCGATCCCGCTGACGACGTTCGTCATCATGCCCTTGGAAGCGCTGGCGCTGGCACTCGATTTCTTCGGTCTGGGCGCGCCCTTCTGGTGGCTGACGGGCAAGGCGCTGACGATACTGCTGTGGATCGCACGGACGACGGCGCAGGCACCGGGATCGGTCGCCGCGCTGCCCGCGATGCCGGCGGGGGCGTTCGCGGCGATGGTGGTCGGCGGATTGTGGATCGCCCTGTGGCGGACGCGGTGGCGGCGGCTGGGCCTCGCGCCGCTGGGGTTCGGGATCGTCTGGGCCATGATGACGCCGGCACCGGACCTGCTGGTGACGGGCGACGGGCGGCATTTGGCGGTACGGACGGCGGATGGTGGCGTGGCGATGCTGCGCGATCGGGCGGGCGATTACATTTCCGATACGCTCGCCGAGAATGGCGGCGTGGACGGCGTGCCGATGTTGCTGTCCGAACGACCGGAGGCGCGGTGCAGTCGTGATCTGTGCCTGATCGAGCGTCAGGCGGGCGGGCGGACGTGGCGGATTCTGGCGACGCGCAGCCTGTATCTGGTGCCGATACAGGAATTGATCGCGGCGTGCGGGGCGGCGGACATCGTCGTGAGCGAGCGGCGGCTGCCCAGAGCGTGCCGGCCGCGCTGGTTGCGGCTCGACAGGAATATGCTCGCGCGAACCGGTGGCGTGGCGATCACCTTGTCGCGGCAGGATGTCGACAGCGTCGTGCGGCCCGGGGATCGGCATCCGTGGCGGGTGGCGGTTGCGGATGGCAGGCCGTCCGGTTCGTTCGGGAAGGTGCGCTTTTCGGGCGGGCGCTGGCATCGACGTACGGTTCGCAGGGATGCGGAATGAAACGGTGCTCAGGCCGTTGCTATATGTATGCCCGTCATCCTGAACTTGTTTCAGGATCCAGGCGCGGTCATCTGTCAAAAAGACGGTGTCTGTGGACCGGCTGACCGCGCATGGATGCTGAAACAAGTTCAGCATGACGATGTATGTTTGGCGGAGGCGTTGTCGCCCAATGCCATATGCCGCCGCCCGGAATAACGGACCTGTCGAGAACCGCGCGATGGATTCCAGATAACCCTAAGACGACGGTTTGGTTAGAACGGCATCCTACAACGATGAGCGGACCTGCCAGCCTTCGTTGGAGGGCGATGCAAGACGGCTTTCAGTCCGAAGGACCGGACGTCAATCGTAGCGGCGGAGCAGGCCGGCAAGTTTGCCCTGCACGCGAACCTGCTGAGGGGCATAACGCTGTGGATCGTAGGCGCGGTTGGCGGGATCGAGCCGGACCATGGCACCTTCGCGGCGGAAGTATTTGAGCGTCGCTTCGCTATCCTCGATCAGTGCCACCACGATCTCGCCGTCGCGGGCGGTATCGGCACGGCGGATGAGGGCGTAGTCGCCGTCGAGAATACCGGCCTCGACCATCGAATCGCCCGACACTTCCAGCGCATAATGTTCGCCGCTACCGAGCAAGGCGGCCGGGACGGCGAGCATCGCGCTACCCTCGAACGCCTCGATCGGCACACCGGCGGCGATCCGGCCGTGCAGCGGAATCTCGATCACGTCGTTGGCCGGTTCCGGCAGAGTGCGGATATTGCTGGGGGGTGCCTTGACGATCGGCTTCGTTTCGCCGCGTTCCGGCATCTTCAAAACTTCGAGCGCGCGGGCGCGGTTGGGCAGGCGGCGGATGAACTTGCGTTCCTCCAGCGCGCTGATCAGACGGTGGACACCCGACTTCGACTTGAGGTCGAGCGCCTCCTTCATCTCCTCGAACGAGGGGGATACGCCCGATTCCTCCAGGCGATCGTTGATGAAGCAGATAAGCTCGTGCTGCTTGCGCGTAAGCATAGCGTTCCTCCGTCAGAACAGACGAGGAACCTTTACGGAACGCTTCGGGGGGTGTCAAGCGAGAGGGAGGATGTCCACCAACTCGCCGATTTCCGCTGCCGGCGCGTGCGCCGGACGCAGCACGAGGCAGTCGGCGCGGGCGAGCGTTCGGAGCATCGAGCTGTCCTGGATGGTCGAGGCATGGACGCGCCCGTCACGCAATTCGGCGCGCAGGTAATCGGTGCGGTGATCGTTGGCGCGCAGCGGTTCGCCGAGCGGGGCGGCAAACGTGCGGGGCAGGGGATCGGCCGCGCCGGACATGGCGGCGACTAGCGGCCGAAGAAAGATCGTCGCGGTGACGAACGCGGATACCGGATTGCCAGGCAGGCCGAGCACGACGGCGTCGCCCAGTCGCCCGGCCATCATCGGCTTGCCGGGGCGGAGCGCGATCTTCCAGAAATCGATCGTGCCGCCGGCGGCCTCGAGCGCGGGCCGGACGAGATCGTGATCGCCGACCGACGCTCCGCCGGTGGTGACGAGGATGTCGGCGCGGACAGCCGCGAAGGCGGCGGTCATGACGGCGAGATCGTCGGGGATGATGCCGAGATCGATGATGTCGACCGGCAGATCGCGCAGCAGCGCGGCGAGCATCAGGCCGTTGGTTTCGGGAAGCTTGGCCGGATCGCCGCTGCCGGGGCGGGCGA is a window of Sphingomonas sp. Leaf357 DNA encoding:
- a CDS encoding ComEC/Rec2 family competence protein codes for the protein MASSAAEPPSTRAEPLQIGGRGAFVRARDGVERWLEAERDQIALWLPVMLGAGIAAWFVLPNERSWVLALLLFGAAAFGAAGIGRGGRAARAILIAGLAAALGLASVWWRAEHAGGVVLTRATIATFEARVESIQPLPARELVRLRLAPTRVLDVGTGRKATALPAFVRVNLAEADVPKGLTRGAVIALRARLMPPPQPAVPGAYDYARVAWFDRIGGTGRGFAPVKIVAAGEAEGAALRQRLSTHIENSLGGSAGGIASALATGDEGAISEEDADAMRRSGLAHLLSVSGLHITAVVAATMLVVVRLLALSPWLALRFRLPLIAAGAGAAAAIGYTLLTGSQVPTIRSCVAALLVLVALALGREAMTLRLVAAGAVIVLLLWPEALAGPSFQLSFAAITAIVALNEHPGIKTLVMARDEPRVKRFGRAIGALVLTGLAVEIALLPIGLYHFHKAGLYGVAANIVAIPLTTFVIMPLEALALALDFFGLGAPFWWLTGKALTILLWIARTTAQAPGSVAALPAMPAGAFAAMVVGGLWIALWRTRWRRLGLAPLGFGIVWAMMTPAPDLLVTGDGRHLAVRTADGGVAMLRDRAGDYISDTLAENGGVDGVPMLLSERPEARCSRDLCLIERQAGGRTWRILATRSLYLVPIQELIAACGAADIVVSERRLPRACRPRWLRLDRNMLARTGGVAITLSRQDVDSVVRPGDRHPWRVAVADGRPSGSFGKVRFSGGRWHRRTVRRDAE
- a CDS encoding molybdopterin molybdotransferase MoeA, yielding MPPALLAVVDAQTRLFALAPAIPSETVPLAHAIGRWTTDAIPARRTQPEADLSAMDGYAIRYEDLPGPFALVGESAAGHAFSGAVGAGETVRIFTGAALPPGTDTILVQEEATRDGDTIHLTGEGPARHASSVRPRGLDFSTGDILIAKGERLTPAALALGALGGHATLPVARRLTVAIAATGDELARPGSGDPAKLPETNGLMLAALLRDLPVDIIDLGIIPDDLAVMTAAFAAVRADILVTTGGASVGDHDLVRPALEAAGGTIDFWKIALRPGKPMMAGRLGDAVVLGLPGNPVSAFVTATIFLRPLVAAMSGAADPLPRTFAAPLGEPLRANDHRTDYLRAELRDGRVHASTIQDSSMLRTLARADCLVLRPAHAPAAEIGELVDILPLA
- the lexA gene encoding transcriptional repressor LexA, which produces MLTRKQHELICFINDRLEESGVSPSFEEMKEALDLKSKSGVHRLISALEERKFIRRLPNRARALEVLKMPERGETKPIVKAPPSNIRTLPEPANDVIEIPLHGRIAAGVPIEAFEGSAMLAVPAALLGSGEHYALEVSGDSMVEAGILDGDYALIRRADTARDGEIVVALIEDSEATLKYFRREGAMVRLDPANRAYDPQRYAPQQVRVQGKLAGLLRRYD